DNA from Ignavibacteria bacterium:
GGGCAGGTATAAAAATTCGATTCCCATTGTTTGCGGTGAATAAGCTCTCCGCATCCGTCGCATTTTATCCATTGGCCGTCGGGAACGCCTTTCTTTTCATCGGTTGTTATGTTTTCCTGTTTTCTCTTAAACCAAGCCAAATTATTTTTCTCTCTCTTCTGTTTATTTTCTCATTGTAACCGACCCCTTCAGGGTTCGTTCACGAAAGCTGAAGCTTTCGGCTACAGCAATTGAATTACTTTTCTGTTTTTGCTTTTAGAGGAATAAATTCTTTCATATAAAACGGTTCTGCCGTTTCATAATTCTCAAATTTATTTTCATCGATTGCTTTTAAACTCAACTGCAATAACGATTCAATTGAACTAATATTTGAAGAACTAAAATCTTCCTCTGAAAAAATCTTTAAATTCAACTTCTTAATGTCATCAAGCAATCCTATCTTATAATCATCTGTTCGTTTCAACTCTCCACCGGATTTGTTATAAACCGTATAATAATATTCGTTTAGTTTCGTGTTTGCGGAAATTATCGCAATAAAATCTTTATCCGATTCCCCCTTATTTGCGAGAACATCGAGCGATGAAACAAGCACAAGTTTTGCTCCGGTTGAGAAACAAATGCCCTTCGCTATTGCAAGCCCGATACGCAATCCCGTGAAAGAA
Protein-coding regions in this window:
- the tsaB gene encoding tRNA (adenosine(37)-N6)-threonylcarbamoyltransferase complex dimerization subunit type 1 TsaB; its protein translation is MNNLLLIDCSGKHVEFGYYVDSRLVINKKLDRDNNADSLIYNLAIELDKKGLFLKNVECVSVSNGPGSFTGLRIGLAIAKGICFSTGAKLVLVSSLDVLANKGESDKDFIAIISANTKLNEYYYTVYNKSGGELKRTDDYKIGLLDDIKKLNLKIFSEEDFSSSNISSIESLLQLSLKAIDENKFENYETAEPFYMKEFIPLKAKTEK